Genomic DNA from Carassius gibelio isolate Cgi1373 ecotype wild population from Czech Republic chromosome B14, carGib1.2-hapl.c, whole genome shotgun sequence:
tacattttgacCTGTGGAGGGCAGTAATACGCTCAGCAGCGTCTACACTGCCAGAATtctacaagaagaagaagaagaagaagaagaagaagaagaagaagaagaagactgtCCGCGGCCAATGAGCGCGTGTCTTATTGAAGCCTCACTGCTCGAGCGCAGGATCGGTCCATGGTCCAAAcccctttcttttactgtctatgggtccAAACACAAAACCAGGCCGGTCTCTCCTCCTCGGGGTTCCGGATCATGCGGGAGTTGAGTCGGTGTTTTAGCCTGGGTTTCTGCTGTATAGTGCAGTAAAACAGAGGAGGAGAGATCAGATGAACTACTGGAGGCCCAATGAGAGTCTGATCTGCAAAAGTAAAGCGTACGGCAGTGTTTAAGcgatatttttatttgtattttatttttattgtagctTTATTTTACTTCACATGTATGTAAAAGCCATATAGTGAAAACATTTCTATGTTAATAACTGTTTCTCAGGATACAAACAATTGTTTTTCGCGCCGTGGGCGCTTGGTGGCGTAGAGAGAATCCGTTGAGTCGGATTCAAATCTCAACATGTTTCATCAATGCTGTCATTTGTATCCAATGTTACAGATTTAAGTCTTTTAATTACAAACAGAAATCAACCCCTTTATATAATAACACAAAACTTCGATATTCCGTGCTGCAGGACAATTGTGATTAGGCAATCGTGAAAAGCGATGAGAAAAGTTACGGTTATCACACGTATTGCATTGAAAAATATACGTGTAATGTGATTTTTATGATTTCTACTCTCGAGCCTTTGAACTTTCAAGCGGCTCATGTATTTATcactttcatttaaacataactcTTCTTTTCTCGATTGCATTGtcaattctaataaaaaatatattaagatattaGATAATATATTCAAGCGAGGCATGAACAATCAGGCGTGATTTGTGGCGTTCGAGCGAGTCGTCCTGATTCAGACCGGATGAGTCGAGCGTAGATTGAATCGTTTGTCATTTAACTGCAGTATGGCGGAGGACAAGGTGagagactgtctgtctgtctttaatgaattAGCTAACAGATAAAAACAAACCCGTGTATGCCATGTGTATTTAAGTGATATTCATACATACATCTGTTTGTTAATTAGGGCTGTTGTGAAGGTTTATTCAAGTTATGCAAAGTCACCGTGTGTTTCTGAACTCTTAGCATTTGACAGCTCTCGTAGAAAACCAAACATTAGACAGACGATCTCATGAACTAAAGACGAACTCGGACTAAAGGCGCCTGGACGTTGAGTTTAACAGATCTCTGTTGTTCATCTGtcagtgttgtgttgtgttggttTAGCTCAGTGGTCTTTGTTTCAGGATCCGGTGACTCGACTGAAGGATCTGGTTGAGCTCAAAGAGCATCTGGAGGAGATCCAGAGGAAAGTGGAGGATGAGGTTCAGGCGGGAATTCCTCAGGTACCACAGAACCACGACTATTACCTATTACTAAAgaacacacacaggtgcatctcagtcaATTAggatgtcatggaaaagttaatttatttcagtaattcaactcgaATTGTGAAACTCGTATAATAactaaattcagtgcacacagactgaagtagtttaagtctttggttcttttaattttgggatgattttggctcacatttaacaaaaacccaccaattcactaactcaattagaatatggtgacatgaaAATCGgctaatcaattcaaaacacctgcaaaggtttcctgagccttcagaatggtctctcagtttggttcaggctacacaatcatggggaacactgctgatctgacagttgtccagaagacaatcattgacatcgttcacaaggaaggtaagccacacacattcattgccaaagaagctggctgttcacagagtgctgtatccaagcatgttaatagagagttgagtggaaggaaaaagtttggaagaaaaagatgcacaaccaaccgaaagAACCGCATTCTTCTGAGGATTGTCAATagaaatcgattcaagaattcgagtgaacttcacaaggaatggactgaagctggggtcaaggcatcaagagccaccacacacagacgtgtcaaggaatttgctgaaccacagaaggccaacaattcactgaaatgttttgtatTGGTTTTATGAAGAGTTATAATTTgttgatagtgaattggtgggtttttgttaaatgtaagtcaaaatcatcacaattaaaagaaccattgtgggtggggggagtgcatgtacagttctctctccaccttcaataccacgacttgggtgtccttgagcaaggcactgaacccccaactgttccccgggcgccgcagcataagttgctgcccactgctccgggtgtgtgttcactgctctatgtgtgtgtgtgtgtgtgttcactgctctttgtgtgtgcacttcggatgggttaaatgcagagcacaaattctgagtatgggtcaccatacttggctgaatgtcacgtcactttcactttcacttttcaaaggcttaaactacttcagtctgtgtgcattgaatgtatttaatacaccagtttcacaatttgagttgaattactgaaataaatgaacttttccatgacattctaatttattgagatgcatctgtacATAAAGTGCGGTACTATACTGAtaattagtttcatttttttttttgttataagatAGACCCCATTGATAAATGTAAAGTTAgctgtatatttttatgtataaaatcaatttatattgaggataatattatatttattataattatgagcagtgttattttagtaataagATACTATATATATTAGACTTTCAGTTTTTGGTATTTTTACTAGTTTTCTTTCCTTTACATCTgtgtagttttattaatattttcatctatttatttttattttttttaattatagttacATTTTCTCACTGTGCCATTTTTGTTTATAAAGGtactatttaatttagtttatatatgttttattaatgtttattccagtttcagttttatttattagctttatgaattattatttgttatcagtatgtaaataaatgaaaaatgttgccttgccTAAAATAGGTCATTTTTCTGTAAAagttattttcagtgttttagtTAACTGTTATAATCCTAATTATGACAACAAAATTAAATACTTACAACATATCTAAAGATGAAATTATTTcccacatatattttttttagaaaaatatttagatcaaaattatataagatataatatgatttttctttataataaataaaatgaataataaaatgaataagttACCCAAATTGATCAAGAACCCCCTTGCCATCCCCAGCCCCCGTATGAAAACTCCTGTCTTACTGATTACGAGTAAAAATAAACAGAGgttgtattttatatacattaagaTTGACAGCTCCCGACAGCTGAAACGGTCTCTTCTGCTCTGTTTGTGTCTGTCCTGAAAGGGTGGCTCTCTATTAGCATCTCCTTTCCTGAAAGGATTCCTGGCCGGGTGTGTGATTTCCAGACTGCGTTCCTCAGGCGTCCTGGGAGTGGCTTTGGGGACCGTGACAGGACTCTACGCCGCTCAGAAATACGAGGTGCCCAACATCGAGACGAGCCTCCGAGACTTCCTCAGCTCTCTGAAGAAAGGGCCGAGTAATTAACAGCTCGTTAGCAGCCCGATTCACACTGGAGAGGAAAAGATGCTTCCTTGCTGCTTGCTTTTGTGTCATTCAGCCTCATATCAGAGCGCCTTCCCTGTTGAATTAGATAAAACTGTGGTCTGAGGTCTGTATGTGACTGtagaatttcattttaaatttttgtttttcttgaatacgtgttttttgttttacagttaaattacagtagtgtttttttttagtattgtttttatttagttgtagtaattttttttatttgaatttcacagctgtactgtaaaatgaatacacactgtatgtatattatatatttgtttaatatcactaattttaattgttttcttgaattcttattttgtttattttaaagtgatttttttatttaattttttattttatttagtagtaTGGTAAAAATGTTTGCTGCTATTATTGTATAATCATGTGGATATATAATCACAAAATCtttggccaaattgtgcagcTTTACACACTAACACGGCAGACTCCGCTCAAGCATCATGTCCGTTTTGTTTAATACTGCACCGTTGAAGATTTCCATCTGTCCCGGTGCTTTGTTTCAGTCTGCTGTAGAACTTCTTCCTCTACTTCCAGCATGATTGTGATTGATAATGTCGGTTCATCTGAAGCAGAAGCTCCTCTCAGAAGACGCTGGCTTTGTCTCCTGCTTCTCCTGGTCCTTATTTACGGCTCCCACGCTCCTCTCATCTCCCTCACCAAAGTCGACGGCCGCGTTCCCTTCAGCCCGTCGTCATGTGTGCTTCTGATCGAGCTCATCAAGCTCGTGCTTTCCTTCGCGGCTCTGCTGGCATCTGGAAATCTGTCGGGCCTCAGAATATCAGCGTGGATGGTGGCGCCGTACGCCATTCCTGCGCTTCTCTACGCTTTCAACAACAACCTAGTGGTGTTCATGCAAGCCTACATG
This window encodes:
- the LOC127971757 gene encoding SLC35A4 upstream open reading frame protein, giving the protein MAEDKDPVTRLKDLVELKEHLEEIQRKVEDEVQAGIPQGGSLLASPFLKGFLAGCVISRLRSSGVLGVALGTVTGLYAAQKYEVPNIETSLRDFLSSLKKGPSN